CCTCGGGCTGGGTGGGGCTATACGGCGATGTTGGCGGTGGCGATCATGGGGGTGTGAGGGTCGGCTTCTGTCAGGAGGGTTCCGTCGGGGCTCCGGAGGGCGGCGCGGCCGCAGGCGGTGACTGGACCGGCGGGGCCTACGTGATTGGCAAGGGCCACATAGACGTTCGCTCGTTGGGCGATCGCGGGATAGAGGGATGCTCGTTCGGCGATGCCTGCGCCTGTGCCGTACAGGGCGCTGGCCAGGTGGACGTCACAATCGTCGTCGGCGATGCGGGCGATCAGGTCGGGGGAGTGGTTGTCGAAGCAGGTGGCGAGGGAGAAACGTAGGCCTTGCAGTTCGAAGCGGCCGTCTTTGTCTGCGGGGCTGAAGAACTCTTGTTCGTTTTCGAACAAATGCTGTTTGTGGTAGGTGGTGAGGAGAGCGCCGCCGGCGTCGTAGACGTAGGTGGCGATGACCGGGCGGTGGCCGTCGAGGGCAGAGGCGGCGCAGTTCACGACGGTCGCAATGCCGGTGGTGCGCAGCCGATCCAGGCGAGGGTCGTCGGGGCGGAGCCAGAGGCTCTCGTCGGCTGCGGTTGCGGCCAGCTCGTATCCGGTCACCGCCAGCTCTGGAAATACGATCAATTCCGCGGAGTCGTCGCCGGCCTGCTCGGCGAGCCGCACCATCCGGCCGAGGTTCGCCTGGACATCCTTGGGAACGCAAGTGAACTGTGCCGCAGCGACTCTCATACGCCGAAGACTAGCCGCACCAGTCGACCCGCCGCCGACCTCCACGCCGCCGCGGATCAGGTCAGGGCGGTCAGTGCCATTCGACGGAGGATGGGGCGGGCGCGGGTGGGGCTGGTGGGGGCGCTGTGGGGGGTGGAGTTGATGAGGCCGAAGGTGGCGTGGGCCTGTACGCGGGCGGTCTGCTCGGGGAGGTTGGGGTGGAGGGCGCGCAGCACCTCGACCCAGACTTCGACGTATTGGCGCTGGGTGCGGCGGACTTGGCGGCGGGCGGAGTCGGGGAGGTTTTCCAGGTCTCGGTCTTGGATGCGAATCAGTTCGGGCTCGCCCAGGGCGAAGTCCAGG
This sequence is a window from Nocardia yunnanensis. Protein-coding genes within it:
- a CDS encoding carbon-nitrogen hydrolase family protein, coding for MRVAAAQFTCVPKDVQANLGRMVRLAEQAGDDSAELIVFPELAVTGYELAATAADESLWLRPDDPRLDRLRTTGIATVVNCAASALDGHRPVIATYVYDAGGALLTTYHKQHLFENEQEFFSPADKDGRFELQGLRFSLATCFDNHSPDLIARIADDDCDVHLASALYGTGAGIAERASLYPAIAQRANVYVALANHVGPAGPVTACGRAALRSPDGTLLTEADPHTPMIATANIAV